A single region of the Pontimicrobium sp. SW4 genome encodes:
- a CDS encoding hydroxymethylglutaryl-CoA reductase, degradative, which produces MSKSISGFSKLSKSKKIDWIVNSYFSNKVEAKTIIKQYWNTNDKLQQLHDEFIENTITNYYLPLGVAPNFLINNTLYTIPMAIEESSVVAAASKAAKFWLDRGGFKAEVLSTKKIGQVHFMYNGNYDILKAYFSYIKPQLISNAKPITKNMEKRGGGILNIELVDKTQDIPNYYQLHATFETLDAMGANFINSCLESFANTFKTEAAYFNDIKDSHIDIVMSILSNYVPECLVRAEVSCKIEELNEDPNISSEDFTNKFLQAVRIAEVEPYRAVTHNKGIMNGIDAVVLATGNDFRAVEAGVHAYASRNGSYSSLTHASVKNGIFKFWIEIPLALGTVGGLTGLHPLVKLSLEMLNKPSAKELMIIVAVAGLAQNFAALKSLTTTGIQEGHMKMHLMNILNQFNANDNEKTALIEYFKTNIVTHSAVVEAIENLRR; this is translated from the coding sequence ATGAGTAAGTCTATTTCTGGTTTTTCTAAACTGTCAAAATCTAAAAAAATTGATTGGATTGTAAACTCTTACTTCTCTAACAAAGTAGAAGCTAAAACCATAATAAAGCAGTATTGGAATACCAATGACAAGTTGCAACAATTACATGACGAGTTTATTGAAAATACGATAACAAACTACTATTTACCTTTGGGTGTTGCTCCTAATTTTCTTATAAATAACACCCTGTATACTATTCCAATGGCTATCGAAGAAAGTTCGGTAGTTGCTGCTGCGAGTAAAGCTGCAAAGTTTTGGTTAGATCGTGGTGGTTTTAAAGCTGAAGTTCTATCAACAAAAAAAATTGGTCAAGTCCATTTTATGTATAATGGCAATTATGATATATTAAAAGCTTATTTCAGCTACATAAAGCCTCAATTAATATCCAATGCAAAACCTATTACAAAAAACATGGAAAAGCGTGGTGGTGGCATTTTGAATATTGAATTAGTAGATAAAACTCAAGACATCCCAAATTACTATCAATTACACGCTACTTTTGAGACCTTGGATGCTATGGGCGCCAATTTCATTAATTCTTGCCTAGAAAGTTTTGCTAATACCTTTAAAACTGAGGCAGCCTATTTTAATGATATAAAAGATTCACACATTGATATAGTGATGAGTATTCTCTCTAATTATGTCCCAGAATGTCTAGTTAGAGCTGAAGTAAGTTGTAAAATTGAAGAGTTGAATGAAGATCCAAATATTTCTTCAGAAGATTTCACAAACAAATTTTTACAAGCAGTTCGAATTGCTGAAGTTGAGCCATATAGAGCAGTTACTCATAACAAAGGTATTATGAATGGTATAGATGCTGTTGTATTAGCTACTGGAAACGATTTTAGAGCTGTTGAAGCTGGTGTGCATGCATATGCATCTAGAAACGGTTCTTACTCTAGTTTAACTCATGCTAGCGTGAAAAATGGCATTTTTAAATTTTGGATAGAAATTCCATTAGCTCTTGGAACTGTTGGTGGCTTAACAGGATTACACCCTTTAGTAAAGTTATCTCTAGAAATGCTAAATAAACCTTCTGCAAAAGAACTTATGATAATTGTTGCTGTAGCTGGTTTAGCGCAAAATTTTGCTGCACTTAAATCATTAACAACCACAGGAATACAAGAAGGGCATATGAAAATGCATTTAATGAATATATTAAATCAGTTTAATGCAAATGACAATGAAAAGACGGCACTTATTGAATATTTTAAAACTAATATCGTAACTCATAGTGCCGTTGTGGAAGCTATAGAAAACTTAAGACGCTAA
- a CDS encoding oligopeptide:H+ symporter — MADTVENNNQSDLFGHPRGLFYLFFAELWERFSFYGMRALLTLYMIEVIFEALMERDFATAVVYSSYGSLVYASTVIGGRISDKILGMRSSIFLGGILMALGHFVLAIENNVAFFLALSFIIVGNGFFKPNISTFVGSLYPDGDTRKDSGFTIFYMGINIGGFVAPLLCAWLAKAYGYHYGFGLAGIGMLTGLIFFWSGIKKNVFGDKGMPPNPEVYKKKILGIPQKTFVPIVAFLSAPIIAYLLSSYKSIANGESFLGDETVVGLLFKIILVAVVAYMANIMIKATLDERKKLFMAVLITFFMTLFWGFHELSGSVITLFASRNVDLSLINAGQTNALNSMFIIILAIPISLLWGYLSKRGLNPRTPYKFGLGLVLAGVSFYVLALSGGSANENGMVPMWYLLAMYFIISVGELFMSPVGLSKITDLSPKRIVAFMMGIWFLSSAFAFQIVGFIGKKLAIESTDANIGGFDTLSVYTDGFSLIAQYSIGAGLIVLVFGPLMKKLMGNVH; from the coding sequence ATGGCAGATACAGTAGAAAACAATAATCAGTCTGATTTATTTGGGCATCCAAGAGGCTTATTTTATTTATTCTTTGCAGAATTATGGGAGCGTTTTAGTTTCTATGGAATGAGAGCTTTATTAACGCTTTACATGATTGAAGTGATATTTGAAGCATTAATGGAAAGAGATTTTGCTACGGCAGTAGTATATTCTTCGTACGGATCTTTAGTATATGCTTCAACAGTAATTGGTGGAAGAATTTCTGACAAAATACTAGGGATGCGAAGCTCTATATTTTTAGGAGGTATTTTGATGGCTTTAGGTCATTTTGTCCTTGCGATAGAAAATAATGTAGCTTTCTTTTTAGCCCTATCTTTTATTATTGTTGGTAATGGTTTTTTTAAGCCTAATATATCCACGTTTGTAGGCTCACTATATCCAGATGGTGATACCAGAAAGGACTCAGGGTTTACTATTTTTTATATGGGAATTAATATTGGAGGCTTTGTGGCACCTTTACTATGTGCTTGGTTAGCAAAGGCTTATGGGTATCATTATGGTTTTGGATTGGCAGGCATAGGGATGTTAACAGGACTTATTTTCTTTTGGAGTGGTATTAAAAAGAATGTTTTTGGAGATAAGGGAATGCCTCCAAACCCAGAAGTTTATAAAAAGAAAATTTTAGGAATTCCTCAAAAAACGTTCGTTCCAATTGTTGCTTTCCTAAGTGCACCAATAATAGCATATTTACTATCTTCTTATAAGTCTATAGCAAACGGAGAATCTTTTTTAGGAGATGAAACTGTGGTTGGATTATTATTCAAAATTATTTTGGTTGCTGTTGTTGCTTATATGGCGAATATAATGATTAAAGCGACTTTAGATGAGCGAAAAAAATTATTTATGGCAGTTTTAATTACGTTTTTTATGACACTTTTTTGGGGTTTTCATGAATTATCAGGAAGTGTAATTACCTTATTTGCTTCTAGAAATGTTGATTTATCCTTAATAAACGCTGGTCAAACAAATGCACTGAACTCAATGTTCATTATTATATTGGCCATCCCAATTTCACTATTATGGGGTTACTTATCTAAAAGAGGGTTAAACCCAAGAACGCCCTATAAGTTTGGTTTGGGATTAGTGCTAGCTGGTGTCAGTTTTTATGTGTTGGCGTTAAGTGGAGGAAGTGCTAATGAAAATGGTATGGTACCAATGTGGTATCTATTAGCAATGTATTTTATTATATCTGTTGGTGAGTTATTTATGTCACCTGTTGGGTTATCTAAAATTACTGATTTATCACCAAAACGAATTGTAGCCTTTATGATGGGTATATGGTTTTTGTCTTCCGCTTTTGCATTTCAAATAGTTGGGTTTATCGGAAAAAAATTGGCTATTGAAAGTACAGATGCCAATATTGGAGGTTTTGATACGTTGAGTGTTTATACCGATGGATTTAGCTTAATTGCGCAATATTCTATTGGTGCAGGTCTTATTGTTCTTGTATTTGGACCATTAATGAAAAAGCTAATGGGTAACGTTCATTAA
- a CDS encoding thioredoxin family protein, translating to MKKIVITFVLVFAVNLISAQDINWVTIEEAVELQKKTPKKIMIDMYTVWCGPCKLMDRITFKNKDVVAYVNEHYYAVKFNAEGNDELVFNGRVFSNPNYEPARAKSRNSAHQLTRYFQVSAYPTVVFLDEDLKMLVPLRGVKKPQELELYLKMFKKDEHKNIKSQDAFTEYYKAFKPEFTEK from the coding sequence ATGAAAAAGATAGTAATAACCTTCGTGCTAGTCTTTGCTGTAAACCTAATATCAGCACAAGATATAAATTGGGTAACCATTGAAGAAGCTGTTGAGCTTCAAAAGAAAACACCTAAAAAAATCATGATAGACATGTACACCGTTTGGTGTGGACCATGTAAATTGATGGATCGAATTACATTTAAAAATAAAGATGTAGTTGCTTATGTAAATGAGCATTATTATGCTGTAAAATTTAATGCAGAAGGAAACGATGAGCTTGTATTTAATGGTAGAGTATTCTCTAACCCTAATTACGAACCAGCTAGGGCAAAATCTAGAAATTCAGCACATCAATTAACACGATATTTTCAAGTTTCAGCTTACCCAACAGTTGTTTTTTTAGATGAAGATTTAAAAATGCTAGTACCATTAAGAGGTGTTAAAAAACCTCAAGAACTTGAATTATACTTAAAGATGTTTAAAAAGGACGAGCATAAAAACATTAAATCGCAAGACGCTTTTACTGAGTATTACAAAGCATTCAAGCCTGAGTTTACAGAGAAGTAA
- a CDS encoding ComEC/Rec2 family competence protein, whose protein sequence is MQLLNFTIIKLAICLIIGILIGYFFDVNTVYIISLSVAFLLMLIVDLFIFKNTRKKHSWAAYVIYLTTICIGCLSINTHTESNFNNHYTKLNKKQTDSTLLISLRIREVLKSGSFYDKYIIDILSLDSTKISGRSLLNVAKDSTTSPLKVDDILITKTQFKELIPPLNPYQFDYKAYLKKQHIYHQLFVSNTEIYTISKNKHTLFGFASLLREIINSKLQSYSFKPEELAIINALLLGQRQDISKEIYDNYTQAGAIHILAVSGLHVGIILILLNVLFKPIEYLKHGLLIKTSLLIIVLWSFAIVAGLSASVVRAVSMFTVVAIAINLKRPTNVYNTLTISMFILLLWKPTFLFDVGFQLSYLAVFAIVAIQPMLDKLWQPKLKLVKIFWNIFTVTLAAQFGIIPISLYYFHQFPGLFFISNLAIIPFLGIILGLGIIVVGLSLLNLLPSFLTNAYGTIISKMNMLVDWVANQESFLFKNISFDFIHVLISYTIIIGIIFYLKTKTLRSIISLLAIIIVSQGVLMFDKKKNVENSFVVFHKSRHSIIGHKANQELHLYTSINDSILQNEKTITNYKVGAHIKTTTIDSIKNIYIFNNHKLLVIDSLGVYKTSKFKPTIVLLQYSPKINLERLIEWLQPELIISDGSNYKSYQERWKVTCEAKKIRFHRTSEKGAFIYDY, encoded by the coding sequence ATGCAACTGCTTAATTTTACGATAATTAAACTGGCTATATGCTTAATCATAGGTATTCTTATTGGATATTTTTTTGATGTAAACACAGTGTATATTATAAGTTTAAGCGTTGCTTTTTTATTAATGTTAATTGTTGATTTATTCATCTTTAAAAATACTCGAAAGAAACATTCTTGGGCTGCATATGTTATTTATTTGACAACCATTTGTATTGGCTGTTTAAGTATTAATACACATACTGAGTCTAATTTTAATAATCACTATACTAAGCTTAATAAAAAGCAAACAGATTCAACTCTACTAATAAGCCTTAGAATAAGAGAGGTTTTAAAATCAGGAAGTTTTTACGACAAGTATATTATTGACATCTTGAGTCTTGATAGTACAAAAATCTCTGGTCGTTCGCTACTAAATGTTGCTAAAGATTCAACAACATCCCCTCTAAAAGTTGATGACATTTTAATAACTAAAACACAGTTTAAGGAATTGATTCCTCCTCTAAATCCTTATCAATTTGATTATAAAGCTTATTTAAAGAAACAACATATTTATCATCAACTTTTTGTTTCAAATACTGAAATTTATACTATAAGTAAAAACAAACACACACTATTCGGTTTTGCTAGCTTACTAAGAGAAATCATAAATAGTAAACTTCAAAGCTATAGTTTTAAACCTGAAGAACTTGCTATAATTAATGCATTACTATTAGGGCAAAGACAAGACATATCTAAAGAGATATATGATAATTATACACAAGCTGGAGCCATACATATACTGGCGGTTTCTGGTTTGCATGTTGGGATTATTCTTATTCTATTAAATGTTTTGTTTAAACCTATAGAATACTTGAAACATGGTTTACTTATTAAAACCTCATTGCTAATTATAGTTTTATGGAGTTTTGCAATAGTTGCTGGATTATCTGCTTCGGTTGTTAGAGCCGTAAGTATGTTTACTGTGGTAGCAATAGCCATAAATTTAAAAAGACCAACCAATGTATACAATACATTGACTATATCCATGTTTATCCTTTTACTATGGAAACCAACCTTTTTATTTGATGTAGGTTTTCAACTAAGCTATCTGGCAGTTTTTGCAATTGTTGCCATACAACCAATGTTAGATAAACTATGGCAACCTAAACTTAAGTTGGTAAAAATATTCTGGAATATTTTTACTGTAACACTTGCTGCTCAATTTGGCATTATACCAATAAGTCTATATTATTTTCATCAGTTTCCAGGATTATTCTTTATTTCAAATCTTGCTATTATTCCATTCCTAGGAATAATTTTAGGTTTAGGAATTATTGTCGTTGGACTATCATTACTAAATCTGCTCCCATCTTTTCTTACAAATGCTTATGGAACTATTATTTCAAAAATGAATATGCTTGTTGATTGGGTAGCAAATCAAGAATCTTTTTTGTTTAAAAATATTTCTTTTGACTTTATACATGTACTAATTAGTTATACAATCATTATTGGCATCATATTTTATTTGAAAACTAAAACGTTAAGAAGTATTATTTCTTTACTTGCCATCATTATTGTTAGTCAAGGTGTTTTAATGTTTGACAAAAAGAAAAATGTTGAAAATTCCTTTGTAGTATTCCACAAATCAAGACACAGTATTATCGGTCATAAAGCAAACCAAGAATTGCATCTTTATACAAGCATCAATGATAGTATTTTACAGAATGAAAAAACTATTACCAACTACAAAGTTGGTGCCCATATAAAAACTACTACTATTGATTCCATTAAAAACATCTATATTTTTAACAATCATAAACTATTAGTAATAGATAGTTTAGGTGTTTATAAAACTTCAAAATTTAAGCCTACTATAGTATTGCTTCAATACTCTCCTAAAATTAACTTAGAACGATTAATAGAATGGTTACAGCCTGAATTAATAATAAGTGATGGAAGTAATTACAAAAGCTATCAAGAACGTTGGAAAGTTACTTGTGAAGCAAAAAAAATCCGTTTCCATAGGACAAGTGAAAAAGGAGCTTTTATATATGATTATTAA
- a CDS encoding C40 family peptidase codes for MRFLPFILLLLIGFTSCKSSKLTTKNKSEPIAKTHRLKKSKKTYNASSESLKAENIVYYAQQFEGVKYKYGGTTKRGMDCSGLIQTSYKSESILLPRTTHDLAKSGDWIDLKEVKKGDLLFFATKKNSRKVNHVGIVTNVNNDDVEFIHASTSKGVINSKLKERYWYFAFVQARRVL; via the coding sequence ATGCGATTTTTGCCCTTTATTTTATTACTTCTTATTGGTTTTACGTCTTGTAAATCTTCAAAACTTACGACTAAAAACAAGAGCGAACCCATTGCAAAAACACATCGGTTAAAAAAAAGTAAGAAAACCTATAACGCAAGTTCTGAAAGTTTAAAAGCAGAAAATATTGTGTATTATGCTCAACAATTTGAAGGTGTTAAATATAAGTACGGAGGTACTACAAAAAGAGGAATGGATTGTTCTGGGCTCATTCAAACTTCATATAAAAGTGAATCTATATTGCTGCCAAGAACAACTCATGATTTAGCTAAATCAGGTGATTGGATTGATTTAAAAGAAGTGAAAAAAGGTGATTTACTGTTTTTTGCAACCAAAAAAAACAGCAGAAAAGTGAATCATGTTGGTATTGTAACCAATGTAAATAATGATGATGTAGAATTCATCCATGCTTCTACAAGTAAAGGTGTTATTAATTCAAAATTAAAAGAACGTTATTGGTATTTTGCCTTTGTACAAGCAAGACGTGTTTTGTAA
- the lpxB gene encoding lipid-A-disaccharide synthase → MKYYIISGEASGDLHGSNLMKALQHQDVNAEFRFWGGDLMQNVGGTLIKHYKELAFMGFIEVIMNLRTITKNLKFCKQDIETYNPDAIIFIDYPGFNLRIAKWAKVKGFKTHYYISPQIWAWKENRINAIKRDVDKMYVILPFEKSFYEDKHNYPVEFVGHPLIDAIANRTQVDLYEFRAEHELSNKPIIALLPGSRKQEITKMLSIMLSVVENFKNYQFVIAGAPSQDYSFYQQFIKKANVHFVSNKTYDLLSVSKAALVTSGTATLETALFKVPQVVCYKGSWLSYQIGKRLVKHIKYISLVNLIMDKEVVTELIQNECNTNRINKELQKILDDYERSKFFISYYELEKKLGGKGASEKVAQLIFNSLN, encoded by the coding sequence ATGAAGTACTACATTATTTCAGGAGAAGCTTCGGGTGACTTACATGGATCTAATCTCATGAAAGCACTCCAACACCAAGATGTGAACGCTGAGTTCAGGTTTTGGGGAGGCGATCTTATGCAAAATGTTGGTGGTACTTTAATTAAGCATTATAAAGAATTGGCCTTTATGGGTTTTATCGAGGTTATTATGAACCTTAGAACCATTACCAAAAACCTTAAATTCTGTAAGCAAGATATTGAAACCTATAATCCAGATGCAATTATATTTATAGACTACCCTGGATTTAATTTACGTATAGCAAAATGGGCGAAAGTCAAAGGATTTAAAACGCATTATTATATTTCACCACAAATTTGGGCATGGAAAGAAAATAGAATCAATGCTATTAAAAGGGATGTTGATAAAATGTATGTTATTCTTCCTTTTGAAAAATCGTTTTATGAAGACAAACATAATTATCCAGTAGAGTTTGTTGGTCATCCATTAATTGATGCAATAGCCAATAGAACACAAGTTGATTTATATGAATTTAGAGCAGAACATGAACTAAGTAACAAACCAATTATTGCCTTATTACCAGGAAGCAGAAAACAAGAGATAACAAAAATGCTTTCTATAATGCTGAGTGTGGTTGAAAATTTTAAAAATTACCAATTTGTTATCGCTGGTGCACCTAGTCAAGATTATAGTTTCTACCAACAATTTATTAAAAAAGCCAATGTCCATTTTGTAAGTAATAAAACGTATGATTTGCTAAGTGTATCCAAGGCTGCTTTGGTAACATCTGGCACTGCTACCTTAGAAACAGCCTTATTTAAAGTTCCTCAAGTAGTGTGCTATAAAGGTTCATGGTTATCATATCAAATAGGTAAACGTTTAGTAAAGCATATTAAATATATTTCACTAGTGAATTTAATTATGGACAAGGAAGTTGTTACCGAACTGATTCAAAATGAATGCAATACAAATCGTATAAATAAGGAGCTGCAAAAAATTCTAGATGATTATGAACGCTCCAAGTTTTTTATAAGCTATTACGAACTTGAAAAAAAGCTCGGTGGCAAAGGCGCTAGTGAGAAAGTTGCACAATTAATTTTTAATTCTTTAAATTAG
- the surE gene encoding 5'/3'-nucleotidase SurE, whose product MHKKPLILVTNDDGITAPGIRTLIKVMNTIGDVVVVAPDSPQSGMGHAITVDATLHCRKEHIDDGPQVEYSTSGTPADCIKLARHEILDRVPDLCVSGINHGSNSSINVIYSGTMSAAIEAGIEGIPAIGFSLLDYNYDANFAPSEGFIKAITLNVLNNGLPKGVVLNVNIPNLSKKAIKGIKVCRQANANWVEKFDKRQNPQGKDYYWLTGEFVNLDKGEDTDEWALKQGYISVVPVQFDMTAHHFIQQLNSWSFNEE is encoded by the coding sequence ATGCATAAAAAACCACTTATTCTTGTTACAAATGATGATGGTATTACGGCTCCAGGTATTAGAACTTTAATTAAAGTTATGAATACTATTGGTGACGTTGTTGTTGTGGCGCCAGATAGTCCACAAAGTGGGATGGGTCATGCAATTACTGTTGATGCTACTTTACATTGCAGAAAAGAACATATTGATGATGGCCCTCAAGTAGAATATAGTACTTCAGGCACTCCAGCCGATTGTATTAAATTGGCAAGACATGAAATTTTAGACAGAGTACCTGATTTATGTGTTTCCGGAATCAATCATGGCTCCAATTCATCAATAAATGTTATTTACTCAGGCACTATGAGTGCTGCCATTGAAGCTGGAATAGAAGGTATTCCAGCTATTGGATTCTCATTATTAGATTATAATTATGACGCTAATTTTGCACCCAGTGAAGGTTTTATAAAGGCAATCACACTTAATGTTTTAAATAATGGTTTACCAAAAGGGGTGGTTTTAAATGTAAATATTCCTAATCTATCAAAAAAAGCTATTAAAGGCATTAAAGTTTGTAGGCAAGCAAATGCTAATTGGGTGGAGAAATTTGATAAACGTCAAAATCCGCAAGGGAAAGATTATTATTGGTTAACTGGAGAATTTGTGAATTTAGATAAAGGTGAAGATACCGATGAGTGGGCTTTAAAACAGGGTTATATTTCGGTAGTTCCTGTACAATTTGACATGACTGCTCACCATTTTATACAACAATTAAACTCATGGTCTTTTAATGAAGAATAA
- a CDS encoding carboxy terminal-processing peptidase → MKRNYNILLLTLLLAFASCSFTTKTIDDDTDKDKALMELITMVLEQGHFQPKDINDNFSEAIFDEYIDQIDPYKRYFYESDIKEFEKYKTELDDQILAYDVAFFDLTYERLLKRMAESQEVYKEVLKTPFDYNKNEVFEANYENLAYVSSKKEMKERWRHQLKFSTIANYHDIVLEQEADIKRKQEVGALDEEGIKTLTDVELEKFFNDDSENKFVVRSDTELEIEARETTLRLLDELYVFINERERNDWFTVYINTIAREFDPHTYYLAPQEREEFDVRMTGKYEGIGARLIQKGEYITITELISGGSAWRQNKLEVGDAILKVRQEDEEEGVNVVGMRSGDAVKYIKGPKGTNVILTLKKVDGTIEDLSIPRDVIELEETYAKSSTVKKDNKTFGVINLPGFYDNFDDKNARNSASDIKKEVERLKSEGMEGLVIDLRNNGGGSLRAVIDMVGLFIKEGPVVQVRTTGEPAEVLKDRDRSITWDGPLVILVNENSASASEIMAAALQDYKRAIVIGSKQTFGKGSVQRVVDLNRFVRNNTNGDMGAIKLTIQKYYRINGGSVQLKGVESDVVVPDRYSYINIGEKDQDNPLPWDKIEAAPYEAWGNYFDYDDTIKRSKERMEQSEQLKLIDENAKWIKKIRDNNNFSLNYQDYKSQLDANENEAKRFNKLAEYKTDLTFNSLPYELALIAQDSTLEMKRDRWHESLSRDVYIEEALNVLNDLKMSYQVKTKLATTVKN, encoded by the coding sequence ATGAAAAGGAATTATAATATTTTACTACTTACATTACTCTTAGCCTTTGCATCATGTAGTTTTACTACAAAAACTATAGATGATGATACCGATAAAGATAAAGCTCTTATGGAATTAATTACCATGGTATTGGAACAAGGACATTTTCAACCTAAAGACATAAATGACAACTTTTCAGAGGCAATTTTTGATGAATATATAGATCAAATAGATCCATATAAGCGTTATTTTTATGAGTCAGATATTAAGGAATTTGAAAAATATAAAACTGAGTTGGACGATCAAATATTGGCTTATGATGTAGCATTTTTTGATTTAACTTATGAACGTTTATTAAAGCGTATGGCAGAATCTCAAGAGGTATATAAAGAAGTATTAAAAACCCCTTTTGATTATAATAAAAATGAAGTTTTTGAAGCAAATTATGAAAACTTAGCTTATGTGTCATCAAAAAAAGAAATGAAAGAACGTTGGAGGCACCAATTAAAGTTTTCTACTATTGCTAATTACCATGATATTGTTTTAGAGCAAGAAGCAGATATAAAAAGAAAACAAGAAGTAGGTGCTTTAGATGAAGAAGGAATTAAAACTTTAACTGATGTTGAATTAGAAAAGTTTTTTAATGATGATAGTGAAAATAAATTTGTCGTTAGATCTGATACTGAGTTAGAAATAGAAGCACGAGAAACAACATTACGTTTACTTGATGAACTTTATGTTTTTATTAATGAAAGAGAGCGTAATGACTGGTTTACAGTGTACATCAATACTATTGCACGAGAATTTGACCCACATACATATTACCTAGCTCCTCAAGAAAGAGAAGAGTTTGATGTACGAATGACTGGAAAATATGAAGGTATTGGAGCAAGGTTAATACAAAAAGGTGAATATATTACCATAACCGAACTTATATCGGGAGGTTCAGCTTGGAGACAAAACAAGTTGGAAGTTGGTGATGCCATATTAAAAGTAAGACAAGAAGATGAAGAAGAAGGCGTTAATGTTGTTGGGATGAGATCTGGTGATGCAGTTAAATATATAAAAGGTCCAAAAGGGACTAATGTTATTTTAACTCTTAAAAAAGTAGATGGAACTATTGAAGATTTGTCTATTCCAAGAGATGTTATAGAGCTTGAAGAAACGTATGCAAAGTCGTCGACTGTTAAAAAGGATAATAAAACCTTTGGAGTGATTAATTTACCGGGTTTTTATGATAATTTCGATGATAAAAACGCACGAAATTCTGCAAGTGATATTAAGAAAGAGGTAGAGCGTTTAAAGTCCGAAGGAATGGAAGGTCTTGTAATAGATTTAAGAAATAATGGAGGAGGTTCTTTAAGGGCAGTTATAGATATGGTTGGTCTTTTTATTAAAGAAGGTCCAGTAGTGCAAGTACGTACAACTGGTGAACCAGCTGAGGTTTTAAAAGATAGAGATCGTTCTATAACCTGGGATGGTCCATTAGTAATTTTAGTGAATGAAAACTCGGCATCTGCATCAGAGATTATGGCTGCTGCATTACAAGACTATAAGCGAGCTATTGTTATTGGAAGTAAGCAAACCTTTGGTAAGGGTTCGGTACAACGAGTTGTAGATTTAAATAGATTTGTTAGAAACAATACCAACGGTGATATGGGAGCTATTAAGCTTACAATCCAAAAATATTATCGTATAAATGGAGGCTCTGTTCAGTTGAAAGGTGTTGAAAGTGATGTGGTTGTTCCAGATCGTTATAGCTATATTAATATTGGCGAAAAGGATCAAGACAATCCATTACCATGGGATAAAATTGAAGCAGCACCTTATGAAGCTTGGGGAAATTATTTCGATTACGATGATACCATAAAAAGAAGTAAAGAACGAATGGAACAAAGTGAGCAACTTAAGCTAATTGACGAAAATGCTAAATGGATTAAGAAAATTAGAGATAATAATAACTTTTCTTTAAACTATCAAGACTATAAATCACAATTGGACGCTAATGAAAATGAAGCGAAACGTTTTAATAAATTAGCAGAATACAAAACAGATTTAACGTTCAACTCATTGCCTTATGAATTGGCTTTAATAGCGCAAGATTCTACGTTAGAAATGAAGAGAGACCGTTGGCATGAAAGTTTAAGTAGAGATGTATATATTGAGGAGGCTCTTAACGTTCTTAATGATTTAAAAATGTCTTACCAAGTAAAAACAAAATTAGCGACGACAGTAAAAAATTAA